The proteins below are encoded in one region of Drosophila santomea strain STO CAGO 1482 chromosome 3R, Prin_Dsan_1.1, whole genome shotgun sequence:
- the LOC120453238 gene encoding fibrillin-2 codes for MWICKIVIYSLLFGLVAAQTCEVTSRRRVNNITTIVKNKVCCKGYRKVISAALRCVPQCKVRDCGSGSCTKPNVCTCRKGYVNFNNDPSNRCIPFCKGCSRGTCQSPNRCVCSDRHLLDKKTNNCVPQCDSGCPNGTCITPNNCRCNQGYKLNATTQVCMPTCKDNCKAANGFCAAPNRCECNPGFIVKPNSKSFGCQPVCKNGCSNGVCRAPDKCECNKFYKKNFDGNCVPICEDECVNGNCTAPDVCQCLPGYTKIGRNVCLAVCPGDCKNGDCVAPNECSCYAGYTKQEGVCTPDCKDRCENGFCASPEKCSCNEGYRMETNNSCSPICSKECENGFCSAPEQCSCNKGYRMETNNSCSPICSKECENGFCAAPEQCSCNKGYRMETNNSCSPLCSKECENGFCAAPEQCSCNKGYRMETNNSCSPICSKECENGFCAAPEQCSCNKGYRMETNNSCSPICSKECENGFCAAPEQCSCNKGYRMETNNSCSPICSIECGNGYCSAPEECSCNKGYRMETNNSCSPICSKECENGLCVAPEQCSCNKGYRMETNNSCSPICSKECENGFCSAPEECSCNKGYRMERNNSCSPICSKECENGLCVAPEQCSCNKGYRMETNNSCSPICSKECENGFCSAPEECSCNKGYRMETNNSCSPICSKECENGFCAAPEQCSCNKGYRMETNNSCSPICSKECENGFCSAPEECSCNKGYRMETNNSCSPICSKECENGFCAAPEQCSCNKGYRMETNNSCSPICSIECGNGYCSAPETCSCNKGYRMETNNSCSPICSKECENGFCSAPEECSCNKGYRMERNNSCSPICSIECENGFCVAPEDCACYEGYSKETENSCAPICKDGCDNGLCVSPNVCKCNVGFLYLAEYRSCGLEKNVLSVVDCDQTCQNGTCIEGTCTCGEYYKLLEDSNGQFCLPICEPECINGFCESPGSCVCWDGESPKDGYSCQSVDSFGSLTRQEKTLRQLKWSFITIAGMALMLAIITAVVMMYIFKKRSYDVDKNEREFGVYFSPKKVDIIRA; via the exons ATGTGGATTTGTAAAATAGTTATATATTCCCTACTCTTCGGACTCGTTGCGGCTCAGACCTGTGAGGTTACGAGTAGAAGGCGTGTTAATAACATTACCACG ATTGTCAAAAATAAGGTTTGCTGTAAGGGATATAGGAAAGTAATTAGCGCTGCACTCAGATGCGTTCCACAATGCAAAGTGCGAGACTGCGGAAGTGGCTCCTGCACGAAACCAAATGTCTGTACCTGCCGGAAAGGATATGTCAACTTTAATAACGATCCATCTAACAG ATGTATTCCCTTTTGCAAGGGCTGCAGTCGAGGAACCTGTCAATCTCCTAACCGCTGTGTCTGTTCCGACCGCCACCTGTTGGACAAAAAGACAAACAACTGCGTGCCCCAATGTGACAGTGGTTGTCCAAATGGAACTTGCATAACGCCGAACAATTGTAGGTGCAACCAAGGATACAAGCTGAATGCAACCACCCAGGTGTGTATGCCAACATGCAAGGATAACTGCAAGGCAGCCAACGGCTTCTGTGCGGCTCCCAATCGATGCGAGTGCAATCCAGGTTTCATTGTCAAGCCGAATTCCAAATCATTTGGATGTCAGCCGGTCTGCAAAAATGGCTGCAGCAACGGGGTTTGCCGGGCTCCCGACAAATGTGAGTGCAACAAATTCTACAAAAAGAACTTCGATGGCAACTGCGTGCCAATCTGCGAAGACGAATGCGTTAATGGAAACTGCACGGCACCGGACGTATGTCAATGTCTGCCGGGGTATACGAAAATCGGGCGAAATGTTTGCCTGGCCGTTTGTCCCGGTGACTGCAAGAACGGAGATTGCGTGGCTCCCAATGAGTGCTCATGCTACGCTGGATACACAAAGCAGGAAGGTGTCTGCACTCCAGATTGCAAGGATAGATGTGAGAACGGATTCTGTGCTTCTCCTGAAAAGTGTTCTTGTAATGAAGGATACAGGATGGAAACGAATAACAGTTGTTCACCAATCTGCTCTAAAGAATGTGAGAACGGATTCTGTTCTGCTCCAGAACAGTGTTCCTGTAACAAAGGATACAGGATGGAAACGAATAACAGTTGTTCACCAATCTGCTCAAAAGAATGTGAAAACGGATTCTGCGCTGCTCCAGAACAGTGTTCCTGTAATAAAGGATACAGGATGGAAACGAATAACAGTTGTTCACCACTCTGCTCAAAAGAATGTGAGAACGGATTCTGCGCTGCTCCAGAACAGTGTTCCTGTAATAAAGGATACAGGATGGAAACGAATAACAGTTGTTCACCAATCTGCTCAAAAGAATGTGAGAACGGATTCTGCGCTGCTCCAGAACAGTGTTCCTGTAATAAAGGATACAGGATGGAAACGAATAACAGTTGTTCACCAATCTGCTCAAAAGAATGTGAAAACGGATTCTGCGCTGCTCCAGAACAGTGTTCCTGTAATAAAGGATACAGGATGGAAACGAATAACAGTTGTTCACCAATCTGCTCAATAGAATGTGGGAACGGATACTGTTCTGCCCCAGAAGAGTGTTCCTGTAACAAAGGATACAGGATGGAAACGAATAACAGTTGTTCACCAATCTGCTCAAAAGAATGTGAGAACGGATTATGCGTTGCTCCAGAACAGTGTTCCTGTAATAAAGGATACAGGATGGAAACGAATAACAGTTGTTCACCGATCTGCTCTAAGGAATGTGAGAACGGATTCTGTTCTGCTCCAGAAGAGTGTTCCTGTAACAAAGGATACAGGATGGAAAGGAATAACAGTTGTTCACCAATCTGCTCAAAAGAATGTGAGAACGGATTATGCGTTGCTCCAGAACAGTGTTCCTGTAATAAAGGATACAGGATGGAAACGAATAACAGTTGTTCACCGATCTGCTCTAAAGAATGTGAGAACGGATTCTGTTCTGCTCCAGAAGAGTGTTCCTGTAACAAAGGATACAGGATGGAAACGAATAACAGTTGTTCACCAATCTGCTCAAAAGAATGTGAAAACGGATTCTGCGCTGCTCCAGAACAGTGTTCCTGTAATAAAGGATACAGGATGGAAACGAATAACAGTTGTTCACCAATCTGCTCAAAAGAATGTGAGAACGGATTCTGTTCTGCTCCAGAAGAGTGTTCCTGTAACAAAGGATACAGGATGGAAACGAATAACAGTTGTTCACCAATCTGCTCAAAAGAATGTGAAAACGGATTCTGCGCTGCTCCAGAACAGTGTTCCTGTAATAAAGGATACAGGATGGAAACGAATAACAGTTGTTCACCAATCTGCTCAATAGAATGTGGGAACGGATACTGTTCTGCCCCAGAAACGTGTTCTTGTAATAAAGGATACAGGATGGAAACGAATAACAGTTGTTCACCGATCTGCTCTAAAGAATGTGAGAACGGATTCTGTTCTGCTCCAGAAGAGTGTTCCTGTAACAAAGGATACAGGATGGAAAGGAATAACAGTTGTTCACCAATCTGCTCAATAGAATGTGAAAACGGATTCTGTGTTGCCCCAGAAGACTGTGCTTGCTATGAAGGATACAGCAAGGAAACTGAAAACAGTTGTGCACCTATTTGTAAGGATGGGTGTGACAACGGGCTTTGCGTATCTCCAAATGTTTGCAAGTGTAATGTCGGATTTTTATACCTGGCAGAATATAGAAGTTGTGGACTTGAGAAAAATGTACTCAGCGTTGTAGATTGTGATCAGACCTGCCAAAATGGAACCTGCATTGAAGGAACATGTACTTGTGGTGAATATTATAAACTGCTCGAAGACAGCAACGGTCAATTCTGTCTTCCGATTTGCGAGCCCGAGTGCATCAATGGATTTTGTGAATCTCCGGGATCTTGTGTTTGCTGGGATGGAGAGAGTCCGAAAGATGGATATTCTTGCCAATCTGTGGATTCTTTTGGTTCATTAACGCGCCAGGAAAAGACTTTAAGACAATTGAAGTGGTCATTTATAACGATTGCTGGCATGGCTTTGATGTTGGCTATAATAACCGCAGTGGTGATGATGTATATCTTTAAAAAACGCTCTTATGACGTGGACAAGAACG AGAGGGAGTTCGGTGTATATTTTTCTCCCAAAAAGGTTGATATTATTAGAGCATAA